The Grimontia kaedaensis genome has a window encoding:
- the rodA gene encoding rod shape-determining protein RodA gives MNVLRPRLDIPLLIAIVSLITLGSMSVWSASGYSVPTLERHVARAMIALLALLFFSLIPAKTYRALTPHLFGLAIVLLLGVIVAGDTVNGAKRWLALGPIRFQPSEIVKVAVPMIVAWLIVRDPGRPGLQKIGLCALVTALPAGLIVIQPDLDGAIFTVMYALFVLYLAGMSWKIIGSVLAAVAATVPVMWFFFMADYQKLRVTQFLNPESDPLGAGYQIIQSLIAIGSGGVRGKGFMHATQGQLGFIPESHTDFIFSTFAEEWGFLGSAVMIALYLFISGRALWLAVNTASPFSRLVSGALAMSFFLYAFINLGMVSGLLPVMGSPLPFISYGGTAMITQGACFGIIMALCCGKQPVEATWSARTFSKA, from the coding sequence ATGAATGTACTGCGCCCACGACTGGATATTCCGTTGCTGATCGCGATTGTCTCGCTTATCACCCTTGGCTCAATGAGTGTATGGAGCGCGAGCGGCTACAGTGTTCCCACCCTTGAGAGACACGTCGCCCGGGCCATGATTGCGCTGTTGGCCTTACTGTTTTTCTCACTGATCCCCGCCAAAACCTACCGGGCACTCACACCGCACCTTTTTGGTTTGGCGATTGTGCTTTTGCTTGGTGTGATTGTGGCGGGAGACACGGTGAACGGCGCCAAACGCTGGCTCGCGCTTGGCCCTATCCGCTTTCAGCCTTCTGAAATTGTGAAAGTGGCGGTACCTATGATTGTCGCCTGGCTGATAGTGCGAGACCCCGGCAGGCCAGGTCTGCAAAAGATTGGACTTTGCGCGTTAGTCACAGCATTACCCGCAGGGCTGATTGTGATTCAGCCAGACTTGGACGGCGCGATCTTTACCGTGATGTACGCACTGTTCGTGCTGTATCTAGCAGGTATGAGCTGGAAGATCATTGGCTCAGTGTTAGCAGCAGTTGCCGCGACAGTACCAGTGATGTGGTTCTTCTTTATGGCGGACTACCAGAAACTTCGCGTCACCCAGTTTTTGAACCCAGAATCTGACCCACTCGGCGCGGGATACCAGATCATCCAATCTCTGATTGCCATTGGCTCCGGCGGAGTGCGCGGTAAAGGCTTTATGCACGCGACACAAGGGCAGTTGGGATTCATCCCAGAAAGCCACACTGACTTTATCTTCTCGACCTTCGCAGAAGAATGGGGCTTTTTGGGAAGTGCGGTCATGATTGCGCTGTATCTGTTTATCTCAGGCCGTGCTTTATGGCTGGCAGTCAACACAGCCTCACCGTTTTCCCGCCTAGTCAGCGGTGCATTGGCAATGAGCTTCTTCCTCTACGCCTTTATCAACTTGGGTATGGTGAGTGGGCTGCTACCCGTAATGGGAAGCCCGCTGCCATTTATCAGCTACGGCGGCACGGCAATGATCACCCAAGGTGCATGTTTTGGCATCATCATGGCGCTCTGTTGCGGCAAGCAACCAGTAGAAGCGACGTGGAGTGCGAGAACGTTTAGTAAGGCTTAG
- a CDS encoding DUF4274 domain-containing protein: MISENEKKQLDRIQYEENTDEIISIAKASVNPFFLQECAYSYNWNDGMRLPTTIANNEHCDLGTALTLFWLAGGMSYFLREIERDEYNYEWADFCEMVIKKLTNNAYLSGQVSFKPNINKLTQYKYKKAGIPSVLYLEIKGTST; the protein is encoded by the coding sequence ATGATTAGCGAGAACGAGAAAAAACAATTAGATAGAATTCAGTATGAGGAAAATACTGATGAGATTATATCTATCGCCAAAGCATCAGTAAACCCATTCTTTCTTCAGGAATGTGCCTACTCATACAACTGGAATGATGGAATGAGGTTGCCCACCACTATTGCTAATAATGAGCATTGTGACTTGGGTACAGCTCTGACTTTATTTTGGTTAGCTGGAGGGATGAGCTACTTCTTAAGAGAAATAGAGCGAGATGAATACAATTATGAGTGGGCGGATTTCTGTGAGATGGTTATAAAAAAACTAACCAATAATGCCTATCTCTCTGGTCAAGTGAGTTTTAAACCAAATATCAATAAGCTTACCCAGTACAAATACAAAAAGGCTGGCATTCCTTCTGTTCTATATCTGGAGATAAAAGGCACAAGCACATAA
- a CDS encoding tetratricopeptide repeat protein, translating to MKKIFMVFWLGSFLIGCKSTSDELTWKVKFENQVQLANNGDPEEINILGVMHAKGLGTVQDDYKAVEYYKKAAGLGHSQAKVNLGYMYENGRGVEKDYSAAIELYREAMLDGNTRAMRNLGWATVMGHGVEKNKEDALLLWEKCAALGDKECSEAHAMFSSGIIP from the coding sequence ATGAAGAAAATTTTCATGGTATTTTGGTTAGGGTCATTTTTAATTGGATGTAAATCAACATCTGATGAACTAACTTGGAAGGTGAAGTTCGAAAACCAAGTCCAGTTAGCCAACAATGGAGACCCAGAAGAGATAAATATCCTAGGCGTAATGCATGCGAAAGGTTTAGGTACAGTTCAGGATGATTATAAAGCTGTTGAGTATTATAAAAAAGCAGCAGGTCTTGGACATTCTCAAGCCAAAGTAAATTTAGGCTACATGTACGAAAACGGACGGGGAGTAGAAAAAGACTATAGCGCTGCTATCGAACTATACAGAGAAGCAATGTTAGACGGTAACACGAGAGCTATGAGAAACCTTGGCTGGGCCACCGTGATGGGGCATGGTGTCGAGAAAAACAAAGAAGATGCATTGCTATTGTGGGAAAAATGTGCAGCTTTAGGCGATAAAGAGTGTTCTGAGGCTCATGCTATGTTTAGTTCCGGTATTATCCCCTAA
- a CDS encoding DUF4272 domain-containing protein, translated as MEEIEEDIKIRTSREVAERVLGLIASIGKVHFPEENTKWIENNNIEQYLSTLESEFINTPSPDHQDLVKFSWRAEALVSLLWCLKGLDEMPAFDEQFYIWENELVIKAVSSTNEFLNCSELRDREAIDNMESFLYHQHWRVRDRDFGFNNDRPDEDDPDINELDTGIVYERRYGMSWVSGFGESWDDVPTDT; from the coding sequence ATGGAAGAGATTGAAGAGGATATCAAAATTAGAACCTCCAGAGAGGTTGCAGAGCGTGTTCTTGGATTAATTGCCTCAATAGGAAAGGTGCACTTTCCAGAAGAAAATACTAAATGGATCGAAAATAATAATATTGAACAATATTTATCTACCTTAGAGTCTGAATTCATTAACACACCAAGCCCAGATCACCAAGATTTGGTCAAATTCTCTTGGAGGGCGGAAGCACTTGTTTCTTTACTCTGGTGCTTGAAAGGCTTGGATGAAATGCCCGCTTTTGATGAGCAGTTTTATATTTGGGAAAATGAGTTAGTTATTAAAGCTGTTAGCAGTACAAACGAATTTCTCAACTGTTCAGAATTAAGAGATAGGGAAGCCATAGACAATATGGAGTCATTTTTATACCACCAACATTGGCGTGTTAGAGATCGAGATTTTGGTTTTAACAACGACCGACCAGATGAAGACGATCCAGATATAAACGAACTTGACACTGGTATTGTTTACGAGCGTCGTTACGGCATGAGTTGGGTGTCAGGCTTTGGCGAATCATGGGATGACGTACCAACAGACACATAA
- a CDS encoding DUF2846 domain-containing protein yields MRKVLTITMLGILSGCTSIPKDAPPYRSAPIANDNSGTLYIYRVGAYPTLRTPSIFVDSNKIIDPPEKAYTWIYLSPGNHSVTVDWAWDTGWPDLSFEIPIEAGKEHFLKITGSFENLGLKYRAGSEALYMEKSIAEKELKECCRYIIPANKQSQLDR; encoded by the coding sequence ATGAGAAAAGTATTAACAATCACAATGTTAGGTATCTTGTCTGGTTGTACCTCTATACCAAAAGATGCGCCGCCTTATAGATCTGCACCTATCGCTAATGATAACAGTGGTACCTTGTACATTTATCGTGTGGGCGCGTATCCAACTTTAAGAACACCAAGTATATTTGTTGACAGCAATAAGATCATCGATCCACCAGAAAAAGCATATACATGGATTTATCTATCACCAGGCAACCATAGCGTGACCGTTGACTGGGCATGGGATACTGGGTGGCCTGATTTAAGTTTTGAAATTCCCATTGAAGCAGGAAAAGAACACTTTTTAAAAATCACTGGCAGTTTCGAAAATTTAGGTCTTAAGTATCGTGCGGGTTCTGAGGCACTATATATGGAAAAATCAATAGCTGAGAAAGAGCTAAAAGAATGTTGTAGATATATCATCCCAGCTAACAAGCAAAGTCAGCTGGACCGCTAG
- a CDS encoding DUF4303 domain-containing protein has translation MHDEEELLESMVTATEESFSLCLEKAGKENILGFSICSDDSGVVFSPRVATKSGMDNFKDYGTEFDFLYNPDNWDKEENTPKLDDLHSSINALYEECEDYDNDDNWHAEYRNRIYQLAVRTMEKLNKKGLFSSEYYLSVWVSDSDIPFTKATSWSKRLNAPEVHLSFVEWLDARAD, from the coding sequence GTGCACGATGAAGAAGAATTACTAGAGAGTATGGTCACTGCAACTGAAGAATCATTCTCACTTTGCCTTGAAAAGGCTGGCAAAGAAAATATTCTAGGTTTTTCCATTTGCTCTGATGATTCAGGAGTTGTATTTTCGCCTCGTGTGGCAACTAAATCGGGTATGGATAATTTTAAAGATTATGGAACTGAGTTTGACTTCTTATACAATCCTGATAATTGGGATAAAGAAGAAAATACACCCAAATTAGATGATCTACATTCCTCTATAAACGCTTTATATGAAGAATGTGAAGATTATGACAATGATGATAACTGGCATGCTGAATATAGAAATCGTATTTATCAGCTTGCTGTACGAACAATGGAAAAATTAAACAAAAAAGGTTTATTTTCATCAGAATATTATCTAAGTGTGTGGGTTTCAGATTCAGATATCCCTTTTACCAAAGCTACTTCGTGGTCCAAGCGTTTAAATGCACCAGAAGTGCATCTTTCCTTTGTAGAATGGCTTGATGCTAGAGCAGATTAA
- a CDS encoding efflux RND transporter periplasmic adaptor subunit: protein MSKWFIGMVVIAVLAFGTVIGFNLFVNKKIETTLANLPEPVYPVTVEKLTPTVWPQGIKAIGFIEPNQGVSVSNEVAGIVNAINFENGANVESGTVLVSLDSSVQKAQLKAQQVQLPSVRDDYNRLRKLYQERSVSEQSVEAAQSKYEAMQANIESLQATINQREIKAPFSGVLGIRNINLGQYVSAGTDIVRLDDLSVMRVRFSVPQAEIGQLSVGQAISLTVEAFPGREYKGKINAIQPVVSDQTGLVMVQAELPNEDKTLRGGMFAAVNVALSDLDNQVVVPQTSIVFALYGNSVFVAEKKDDETRVRQVTVDVLQRDGNFALVKGNLKFDEQVVTTGILNLGNNTKVNIVDNPISTPDSMPQL from the coding sequence ATGAGTAAATGGTTTATTGGAATGGTGGTTATCGCGGTTCTAGCCTTTGGCACCGTGATTGGCTTTAACCTCTTTGTGAATAAAAAGATTGAGACCACACTGGCTAACCTGCCTGAGCCGGTTTATCCGGTCACGGTTGAAAAGCTCACGCCAACGGTTTGGCCACAAGGTATCAAAGCCATTGGCTTTATCGAGCCCAACCAAGGTGTCTCTGTCTCCAATGAAGTGGCGGGTATTGTCAACGCCATCAACTTCGAAAACGGTGCCAATGTGGAAAGCGGCACTGTGTTGGTCAGCCTTGATTCCTCCGTTCAGAAAGCACAGCTAAAAGCACAGCAAGTGCAACTGCCTTCCGTTCGGGACGATTATAACCGCCTGCGCAAGCTCTATCAGGAACGTTCAGTCTCCGAGCAAAGCGTTGAAGCAGCGCAGTCCAAATACGAAGCCATGCAGGCAAACATTGAAAGCCTGCAGGCGACCATTAATCAGCGGGAAATCAAAGCGCCATTTAGCGGCGTTCTCGGCATTCGCAATATCAATCTGGGTCAGTATGTTTCTGCTGGCACAGACATTGTCCGGCTCGACGATCTCTCTGTCATGCGGGTTCGTTTTAGCGTGCCGCAGGCAGAGATTGGCCAGCTTTCCGTTGGACAAGCCATTTCCCTGACCGTCGAAGCGTTTCCAGGTCGTGAATACAAAGGGAAGATCAACGCCATTCAGCCAGTGGTCAGTGACCAAACCGGTCTGGTGATGGTGCAGGCAGAGCTGCCCAACGAAGACAAAACCCTGCGCGGTGGAATGTTCGCCGCAGTGAATGTTGCACTGTCAGATTTGGACAACCAGGTGGTTGTGCCGCAAACCTCCATTGTCTTCGCCCTCTACGGGAATTCTGTATTTGTCGCAGAGAAGAAAGACGATGAAACCCGCGTCCGGCAGGTCACGGTTGACGTGCTGCAACGGGATGGCAACTTCGCCTTGGTCAAAGGGAATTTGAAGTTTGATGAACAAGTGGTCACGACCGGCATTTTGAACCTTGGCAACAATACCAAGGTGAATATCGTCGACAACCCGATTTCGACACCAGACAGCATGCCGCAACTGTGA
- a CDS encoding cupin domain-containing protein — protein MKGSRVNLKDAFEKVTFLEDRTPEHSLSGEGENAFATLSEYRDGGVFIAHYEGKSEWERHPGDELVHVLEGQTTIFLLNGEEETPISLSAGELVVVPENVWHRFDTPSGVKVMTVTPQPTEHSIERPYN, from the coding sequence ATGAAAGGAAGCAGAGTCAACCTCAAGGATGCATTTGAGAAAGTCACGTTTCTGGAAGATCGTACGCCGGAACACTCGCTGAGTGGCGAGGGGGAAAATGCCTTTGCCACGCTTTCGGAGTATCGCGATGGTGGCGTTTTCATTGCCCACTATGAAGGAAAGAGTGAGTGGGAACGTCATCCGGGCGACGAACTGGTGCATGTACTGGAAGGGCAAACCACCATTTTCCTGCTCAATGGCGAAGAAGAAACACCCATTTCCTTATCTGCAGGGGAGTTGGTCGTGGTGCCGGAAAATGTCTGGCACCGCTTTGATACACCAAGTGGCGTGAAGGTGATGACAGTGACACCGCAGCCGACTGAACACAGTATCGAAAGACCTTACAACTAG
- a CDS encoding DedA family protein, with product MFEAIQEVLVALWNQNFDALLAPGSATLIYIIVAVLICLESGFLPAAPLPCDSVVVLVGTLAAVGVLTPAIAFPLLIVAASMGSWMAFMQGRWLNKLPMVQSWLKKVPEKNMKTVDALLRQHGLVALFAARFIPGVRSIVPMMMGIRVKEAPRFHYFAWLSATLWVFLLAGIGFLLPSLPDALGRAVTMGLMAAPVITLCAAILTAITWRVRKLLRGNKPPSA from the coding sequence ATGTTTGAAGCAATTCAGGAAGTGCTGGTGGCCTTGTGGAACCAGAATTTCGATGCGCTGCTGGCTCCCGGCAGCGCGACCCTAATCTACATCATCGTGGCTGTATTGATTTGCCTTGAAAGCGGCTTTTTACCAGCGGCTCCCTTACCTTGCGACAGCGTGGTTGTGCTGGTCGGTACTTTGGCTGCCGTCGGTGTGCTAACGCCAGCTATCGCATTCCCACTGCTGATTGTGGCGGCTTCAATGGGAAGTTGGATGGCCTTTATGCAAGGTCGCTGGCTGAACAAGTTGCCAATGGTGCAATCCTGGCTGAAGAAAGTGCCGGAAAAGAACATGAAAACCGTCGATGCTTTACTGCGTCAGCATGGTTTGGTGGCTCTTTTTGCTGCGCGCTTTATTCCGGGTGTTCGCTCGATTGTGCCGATGATGATGGGCATCCGCGTGAAAGAAGCACCACGTTTCCATTACTTCGCGTGGTTGAGTGCGACCCTTTGGGTCTTCCTGCTGGCGGGCATCGGGTTCCTGCTGCCTTCACTGCCAGACGCGCTTGGACGAGCGGTAACCATGGGGCTGATGGCAGCTCCTGTTATCACGCTTTGTGCCGCGATTCTGACTGCGATTACCTGGCGAGTCCGCAAATTGCTGAGAGGCAATAAACCACCTTCAGCGTAA
- a CDS encoding efflux RND transporter permease subunit, whose protein sequence is MSFTDIFIHRPVMAASLSVLLLLLGLNAMKDLQVRQYPDMTNTVITVTTPYPGADAELVEGFITQPLEQALSQVDNLDFMTSASQLGASSITLNMMLNTNPEAALANVLSQINSVTNQLPKEAYNPSVTSSTGSTTSIMYISFFSGDLNSSQIADYLERVVNPQLSTVNGVSNITMMGGSPFALRIWPDPEKLGQYDLSTSELVGILQQNNYQSAVGQFKSYFTVLNSTIDSQVDTVAGLKNLVIKSYKGQVVQLRDVAEVNLSKSSDSSRALANGREAVIIGINATPTANPLDVAAGIRVLFESIQKNLPSTIEASVLYDSTLAITDSINEVVKTIAEAAVIVIVVILLFLGSFRAVVIPIVTIPLSLIGVMVVMQAFGFTLNLMTLLAMVLAIGLVVDDAIVVVENVDRHIKMGTKPFKAAIEATREIAVPVISMTITLAAVYAPIALMGGVTGSLFKEFALTLAGSVFISGFVALTLSPMMCSKMLKPHTHPSKFEETVERVLGGLTNQYHHALLAVLNHKRVVVIFAIVVFASLPVIFKFIPSQLAPDEDQGVVVVIGSTPSTSNNDYIQANMELISNIIAKQPQAEASLAMIGVPTSSQGIAIGPLIPWTERTLSQKEVSANINAEAKKLPGINATAYQMPSLPGASGGLPIQFVITSPADFETLYAVGNKILEKAKASPLFVYTDVNLKYDSGLVQLKIDREAAGAYGVTMQAIGATLGTMMSGGYINRVNIDGRSYEVIPEVERVYRANPHLISQFYVNAQNGEAIPLSSLVSFTVNGQARSLPHYNQMNSISVEAVPAPNVAMGDAIAFFEQLATTDLPQGYTYSFMGEARQFVEEGSSLYLTFALALAIIFLVLASQFESVRDPLVIMFTVPLAISGALIALGWTHISGETSMNIYSQVGLITLVGLITKHGILMCEVAKEEQVMKGVSKQEAIVEAATVRLRPILMTTSAMIAGLIPLLFATGAGAASRYNIGLVIVAGLAVGTLFTLFVLPVVYTYISGGHIYHEGELDEDVDEVNEEHAYPS, encoded by the coding sequence ATGAGCTTCACAGACATATTCATCCATCGCCCCGTCATGGCAGCATCGTTAAGTGTTCTGCTGCTCTTACTTGGCCTCAACGCCATGAAAGACTTGCAGGTTCGGCAATACCCGGACATGACCAATACGGTGATCACCGTTACCACGCCCTATCCCGGTGCCGATGCTGAACTGGTGGAAGGCTTCATCACCCAGCCGCTTGAACAAGCCTTGTCGCAGGTAGATAACCTCGACTTTATGACCTCTGCCAGCCAACTCGGAGCATCGAGCATTACCCTGAACATGATGCTAAATACCAATCCAGAAGCGGCGCTGGCAAACGTGCTTTCGCAGATAAATTCCGTTACCAACCAGTTACCCAAAGAGGCCTATAACCCTTCTGTTACCTCTTCGACAGGCTCCACGACATCCATCATGTATATCTCGTTTTTCAGTGGAGACCTGAATTCCAGCCAGATCGCCGATTATCTCGAGCGGGTGGTCAATCCGCAGCTTTCGACCGTCAACGGCGTTTCCAATATCACCATGATGGGCGGCTCGCCGTTTGCCCTACGCATCTGGCCTGATCCGGAGAAGTTGGGGCAATACGATCTTTCGACCTCTGAGCTAGTTGGAATACTGCAACAGAACAACTACCAGTCCGCGGTTGGTCAGTTCAAAAGCTACTTCACCGTGCTCAACAGCACCATTGATAGCCAGGTCGACACGGTTGCAGGCCTGAAGAATCTGGTCATCAAAAGCTACAAAGGTCAGGTGGTGCAGCTTCGTGATGTGGCGGAAGTGAACCTCAGCAAAAGTAGCGATAGTTCGCGCGCACTGGCTAATGGACGGGAAGCGGTGATCATCGGCATCAATGCCACACCCACCGCGAATCCATTGGATGTGGCCGCAGGCATTCGCGTGTTGTTCGAATCCATTCAGAAAAACCTGCCCTCCACCATTGAAGCAAGCGTGCTTTACGATTCCACCTTGGCGATCACTGACTCCATCAATGAAGTGGTCAAAACCATTGCTGAAGCAGCCGTCATCGTTATCGTGGTGATACTCCTGTTCCTTGGTTCTTTCCGCGCTGTGGTGATCCCGATCGTCACTATTCCGCTGTCACTGATTGGCGTCATGGTCGTGATGCAAGCTTTTGGCTTCACCCTAAATCTGATGACGCTGCTCGCCATGGTATTGGCGATTGGCTTGGTGGTAGATGACGCTATCGTGGTGGTGGAAAACGTCGACCGCCACATCAAAATGGGCACCAAGCCTTTTAAAGCCGCCATTGAAGCTACGCGGGAAATTGCGGTTCCGGTTATCTCGATGACGATCACTCTCGCAGCGGTTTACGCGCCCATCGCATTGATGGGTGGCGTGACAGGCTCGCTGTTTAAAGAATTCGCGTTAACGCTGGCAGGCTCAGTGTTTATCTCAGGGTTTGTCGCACTCACGCTGTCGCCAATGATGTGCTCGAAAATGCTCAAGCCACACACTCATCCGAGTAAGTTTGAAGAAACCGTTGAACGGGTACTCGGTGGCCTCACCAATCAATATCACCACGCGCTTCTGGCCGTGCTTAACCACAAACGCGTCGTCGTCATCTTTGCCATTGTGGTGTTTGCTTCACTGCCGGTGATATTCAAATTCATTCCTTCACAGCTCGCGCCGGATGAAGATCAGGGTGTGGTGGTGGTGATTGGCAGCACGCCTTCCACCTCCAACAATGACTACATTCAGGCCAACATGGAGCTGATTTCCAACATCATCGCCAAACAGCCACAAGCCGAAGCTTCACTGGCGATGATTGGCGTGCCGACAAGTAGTCAGGGCATCGCGATTGGCCCATTAATTCCCTGGACAGAGCGGACGCTCAGCCAGAAAGAAGTCTCAGCCAATATCAACGCAGAGGCGAAGAAACTCCCCGGCATTAACGCCACGGCTTACCAAATGCCCTCGTTACCCGGCGCGTCTGGCGGCTTGCCAATCCAGTTTGTGATCACCAGCCCCGCAGATTTCGAAACGCTTTATGCGGTCGGCAACAAGATTCTGGAAAAAGCCAAAGCCAGCCCGTTGTTTGTGTATACCGACGTCAACCTGAAATACGATTCCGGCTTGGTACAGCTCAAGATTGACCGTGAAGCGGCAGGCGCATATGGCGTGACCATGCAGGCGATTGGCGCAACACTCGGCACCATGATGAGCGGCGGCTACATCAACCGCGTCAACATTGATGGCCGTTCGTATGAAGTGATTCCCGAAGTGGAGCGGGTTTACCGCGCCAACCCTCATTTGATTTCGCAGTTCTATGTGAATGCGCAAAACGGCGAAGCCATCCCGCTATCGAGCTTGGTGAGCTTTACCGTGAATGGACAAGCGAGATCCTTGCCCCACTACAATCAGATGAACTCCATTTCGGTTGAAGCTGTGCCTGCACCGAATGTTGCTATGGGCGATGCGATTGCCTTCTTCGAACAGTTGGCAACCACCGACTTACCGCAAGGCTACACCTACTCCTTTATGGGAGAAGCCCGTCAGTTCGTGGAAGAAGGCAGCTCGCTCTACCTCACCTTTGCCCTCGCCTTGGCCATTATCTTCCTGGTGCTCGCGAGTCAGTTTGAAAGTGTCCGCGACCCATTGGTGATTATGTTTACCGTGCCGCTTGCCATCAGTGGCGCGTTGATTGCCCTTGGGTGGACGCATATCTCAGGCGAAACCTCGATGAACATCTACTCTCAGGTGGGATTGATTACCTTAGTAGGGCTGATCACCAAACACGGCATCTTGATGTGTGAAGTCGCCAAAGAGGAGCAAGTGATGAAAGGCGTTTCCAAACAAGAAGCGATTGTGGAAGCCGCCACCGTTCGTCTTCGCCCAATTCTGATGACCACCTCTGCCATGATTGCGGGTTTGATTCCTTTGTTATTCGCAACAGGCGCAGGTGCCGCATCCCGCTACAACATAGGCTTAGTGATTGTGGCAGGGTTGGCAGTCGGTACCCTGTTTACGCTGTTCGTGCTTCCTGTGGTTTATACCTACATTTCAGGCGGCCACATATACCATGAAGGAGAGCTTGATGAAGATGTGGATGAGGTGAACGAGGAGCATGCTTATCCGAGTTAG
- the rlmF gene encoding 23S rRNA (adenine(1618)-N(6))-methyltransferase RlmF, with translation MTKPNKTTSQPKKGLHPRNPHRARYDFPVLMKGTPELKAFVKKNPFGDLSVDFSNPQAVKTLNKALLQHFYQISFWDIPEGYLCPPIPGRADYLHYLADLLAEFNSGGIPKGKAVKGLDIGMGANCVYPMVGHRVYGWQFVGADIDPVSVKSAKLMVEMNPSLKGGIQCRLQKNPGHIFAGMINAKERFDFTMCNPPFHASMAEATKGSERKVKNLAANARKKGSEPFKAQPMKGKGKPVLNFGGQNAELWCPGGEAAFIKRMIEQSADFKTQCLWFTTMVSKKENLPGIYKQLKALKVEDVRTIEMAQGQKVTRIVAWTFLSESVRQNWSKNEEK, from the coding sequence ATGACAAAACCGAACAAAACCACGTCACAACCAAAGAAAGGTCTGCACCCAAGAAATCCCCATCGTGCGCGATACGATTTTCCGGTGCTGATGAAAGGCACGCCAGAGCTTAAAGCCTTTGTGAAGAAGAACCCGTTCGGTGATTTGTCCGTCGATTTTTCCAACCCGCAAGCAGTCAAAACCCTTAACAAGGCTCTGTTGCAACACTTCTACCAAATCAGTTTCTGGGATATTCCAGAAGGCTATCTTTGCCCACCAATCCCCGGCCGCGCGGATTACCTGCATTACTTGGCAGATCTGCTGGCTGAATTTAACAGCGGAGGAATTCCCAAAGGCAAAGCCGTGAAGGGGCTGGATATTGGCATGGGCGCAAACTGCGTGTACCCGATGGTTGGCCATCGCGTTTATGGCTGGCAGTTCGTGGGTGCGGATATTGACCCAGTATCCGTAAAAAGCGCGAAGCTGATGGTGGAGATGAACCCAAGCCTAAAAGGGGGCATTCAATGCCGTCTTCAAAAGAACCCAGGCCACATTTTCGCAGGCATGATTAACGCTAAAGAGCGTTTTGATTTCACCATGTGCAACCCGCCTTTCCATGCTTCGATGGCTGAGGCAACAAAAGGCTCTGAGCGCAAAGTGAAGAACCTTGCCGCCAATGCCCGCAAGAAAGGCTCAGAACCCTTCAAAGCGCAGCCAATGAAAGGCAAGGGCAAACCAGTGCTGAACTTTGGTGGACAGAACGCAGAGCTTTGGTGTCCGGGTGGCGAAGCTGCTTTTATCAAGCGAATGATAGAGCAAAGTGCCGACTTCAAAACCCAATGTCTATGGTTCACCACCATGGTTTCGAAGAAAGAAAACCTGCCGGGTATCTACAAGCAACTGAAGGCGTTAAAAGTCGAAGATGTCCGCACTATCGAAATGGCACAAGGCCAGAAAGTAACGCGTATTGTGGCATGGACTTTCCTCAGTGAATCCGTGCGCCAAAACTGGTCGAAAAACGAAGAAAAATAG
- a CDS encoding YkvA family protein, with protein sequence MSDNKYLDEFSDDGFWTKARNFAQKAGYDVLENALKLYYSATDDDTPKWAKTTIFAALGYFIAPIDAIPDLTPAVGFSDDLGVLAAAAAAVVMHVKAEHGEKAGEKLDQWFKKLN encoded by the coding sequence GTGAGTGACAACAAATATCTGGATGAGTTTTCTGACGATGGCTTTTGGACCAAAGCCCGCAACTTTGCGCAAAAAGCAGGTTACGACGTATTGGAAAATGCCCTCAAGCTCTACTATTCCGCGACAGATGACGATACACCCAAATGGGCGAAAACCACTATTTTCGCTGCGCTTGGCTACTTTATCGCGCCTATTGACGCTATTCCTGACCTGACACCTGCCGTTGGCTTCTCTGATGACCTCGGTGTACTGGCGGCAGCCGCAGCTGCGGTCGTGATGCATGTGAAAGCAGAACACGGCGAAAAAGCGGGCGAGAAGCTGGATCAGTGGTTTAAGAAGCTCAATTAA